Genomic window (Sphingomonas sp. S1-29):
CGGGAATCGTCCGCGACGAGGTGCCCGATGCGATCCTGATGACCGGCGACCTGACGCAAAGCGCGCGTGCGCACGAGTTCGAGGCGGCGGCAGCGTGGCTCGAGAGCCTCGACCGACCGGTGACGATCGAGGTCGGCAACCACGACCTGCCAGTGTACAACCCGGTGCAGCGGATGCTGCTGCCCTATCGCCGCTATCGCGCGCTGCAGCGTATGCTCGAACAGCCGCTCGACATCGCGGGGGTGACGATCGTCCCGCTGCGCACCACCGCGCGGCTCCAGCTGCGGCTCGACTGGTCGAAGGGGTTCGTCAGCCGGCGGCGGCTGGGCAAGGCAGTGAAGTCGATCGAAGCGGCCTCCGATGACGGGCTGGTGTTCGTCACTGCGCATCACCCGCTGATCGAGGCGGGCACGCGCACCCGTGCGAGCACGCGCGGCGGCGAGCGCGCGCTGTCGGCGCTGGTGAGGGCCGGCGCGCATGCGGTGCTGACGGGGCATGTCCACGACCCGTTCGACATCGATCACCGCCACGAGGGGCGCGAGGTACGGCTGATCGGCGCGGGAACGCTGTCCGAACGCGTGCGCGAGACAAGGCCGTCGTTCAACGAGATCCGGGTGGAGGGGCGCGCGTTCGAGACGATCGCGCGGGTGATGGATGCGCCCGACGAGCGATTGTGAGGCGGGGAAGCCCGGTCGGCTTCGGGTAGCGTTGTGCGCTCACCGAGGGACATCGCTTCCGCCCCCTCCGTCAGCCTTCGGCTGCCACCTCCCCCTGGCAGGGGAGGATTTAGGGGTCGTTCATCCTCCCCCGCCAGGGGGAGGTGGCGGTCGCTTCAGCGGCCGTCGGAGGGGGCGGATGGGGGGCGGCTGGAGGGGAGTAACCGTTCGCGGTAACCCGCGCCGCCCCGGAGATGCCGCGGGTCATGTTCCCCGAAGGGCATCGTGTCCGCCCCCTCCGTCAGCCTTCGGCTGCCACCTCCCCCTGGCGGGGGAGGATTTGGGGGCCTTCATCCTCCCCCGCCAGGGGGAGGTGGCGGCCGCTTTAGCGGCCGTCGGAGGGGGCGGATGGGGGGCGGCTTGAGGGGGAGTAACCGTTCGCGGTAACCCGCGCCGCCCCGGGGATGCCGCTGGTCCTGTTCCCCGAAGGGCATCGCTTCCTCCCCCTCCGTCGGCCTACGGCTGCCAACTCTCCCTGGCGGGGGAGGATTGGGGGTCGTTCATTCTCCCCCGCCAGGGGGAGGTGGCGGTCGCTTCAGCGGCCGTCGGAGGGGGCGGATGGGGGGCGGCTTGAGGGGGAGTCACCGTTCGCGGTAACCCGCGCCGCCCCGAGGATGTCGCTGGTCCTGTTCCCCGAAGGGCGTCGCTTCCTCCCCCTCCGTCAGCCTACGGCTGCTACCTCCCCCTGGCGGGGGAGGATTTGGGGGTCCTTCATCCTCCCCCGCCAGGGGGAGGTGGCGGTCGCTTTAGCGGCCGTCGGAGGGGGCGGATGGGGGCGGCTTGAGGGGGAGTAACCGTTCGCGGTAACCCGCGCCGCCCCGAGGATGCCGCTGGTCATGTTCCCCGAAGGGCATCGCTTCCTCCCCCTCCGTCAGCCTTCGGCTGCCACCTCCCCCTGGCGGGGGAGGATTTGGGGGTCCTTCATCCTCCCCCGCAGGGGGAGGTGGCGGCCGCTTTAGCGGCCGTCGGAGGGGGCGGATGGGGGGCGGCTTGAGGGGGAGTAACCGTTCGCGGTAACCCGCGCCGCCCCGGGGATGCCGCTGGTCATGTTCCCCGAAGGGCATCGTGTCCGCCCCCTCCGTCAGCCTACGGCTGCCACCTCCCCCTGGCGGGGGAGGATTCGGGGGCCTTCATCCTCCCCCGCCAGGAGGAGGTGGCGGTCGCTTTAGCGGCCGTCGGAGGGGGAGGATGGGGAACCGCCCGGTAATTACCGCTCGCGCACCCCGATCAGCGTGCCCTTGGTACCCTTGTTCACCAGGTCGAAGCGGAAGTTCGGCCAGCGCTCGCGCCAGCGCGCCGCGACGATCCGCTCGCCGGGGCGGGCGGCGTCGTCGAGCAGGACGGTGCCGCCCACCGGCAGCCGGTCGAACAGCGTCTCGGCGGCGCCGCGGACATAGGGGTGGATCGTCCAGGGCGGCCCGTCGATCACCAGCATGTCGATCTGCTCGGGCAGCGGGCCGTGGTCGTACCAGATCCCCGGCCAGTCGCCCGGCGCCTGTCGCAACGGGGTCGCGCGCATTTCGGCGTCGACGCCGTGCTCATGCAGCCATTCGCGCGTCGCGGCGATGAAGTCGCCATGCTGGTCGCAGCTGATCAGATGCCCGCCGCCATTTTGCTGGAGCGCCTTGGCGACCACCAGGCTCGACGCGCCGGCGCCGAGTTCGAGCACGGTCTTGGGGCGGTTGCGCTCGATATGATCGACGATCAGCGTCAGGAATCCGGTATCGGCCTTCCAGCTGCCGAGGTTGGGCAGCGCGTCGGGGGCGAGCTCGAGCCGCTCGAGCAGCGCCTGCTTCACCGCGCGCGACCCGCCCGACAGGCTGCGCGCGAGCCACGGCCATTGCACCGCGAAAAAGGCGACGACGAAGGCGCGATCGACGAAGCGGCGCTTCACGTCGTCGGGCCACATGCCGTCGGTCCGCGGCAGATAGGAGGTGGTTTCACGCGTAGTCATGGGTCGTTCCGATCGCGATCCGATCGGGCGATCGGGCGCGCCGGTGTTCGTGCAAAGGCCATGCGGCGTCAATCATCCACGGCGCAAACCGTGCTCGCTTGGCCGCAACCGCGCAGGAAAAAGGGGCGATTCGTCGCCGAACCGCCCCCCATTCGGTCTTGCCGTGCGATCAGAAGCGGATCGCGACCGTCCCGCGCAGCGTCGCGTTGCGGATATCGTCGCGCTCGATCGTGCGCTCGGCGGCGATCGTCGCGCTCACGCGCTCGCTGCCGAAGGTGAAGCCGCCGCTGATCTCGGCCCAGTCGCGATCGGTCGAGGGCAGCGAGAACAATGCCGCGTTGCCGATCCCGTTCACGAAGTTCGCGCCGAACGCGCCGGGCGCATCGAGGAACTCGTGGACATAGTTCGCCGACACGAAGGGCTTCACGGCTCCGAGCACCGCGTTGGCGCTGGCACCCGCACGCCCCTGGACGCTGTCGAAGCTGCCGAGGTTGTAGCGCAGCGCCGGCCCGCCGCCTTCTTCGGCGACGTTGGTGAAGCCGATATGGCTGTAGCGCAGCGACGCGCGCGGCTTGAAGCTGACGCCGCCCGATTCGGCGAGCAGGCCGATGCCGCCCTCGCTCGAGAAGGTGAAGGCGTTTTCTTCGGAGGTCAGCGTGAAGCTGTTGGCGCCGATCGCGCCCAGCCGGCTGCTGTCGACCTTGAACACGCCGGCGCTTGCCTGCGCATCGACCACCAGCGCGCCCATACGCGTGCTGCCATAGAAGGTGCCCTGGAACAGCTCGCTGCCCGCCGAATCACCCGCCGCAACGGTGGTGCCGTTGAGGTCCGAATAGGTGAGGCCGAAGCCAAGCGTCGTCGCCTCGTCCATCAGATGCTCGACGCCCGCGGCGATGAAGAAGCCGTCGAACTGGTTGCGGCCGAAGCGCTGGACGCTGGGCAGGCCGACGCCGTTGCCGTCGATATAGCCGCCCGCCAGATACACCGCGACGCTATCGGGCAGCACGCCCTCCTGCACCATCGCCCCGCTACCAACATCGCTGTCGACCATCCCGGCCAGGTTCATGCTGGTCGCCGCGACCGAGGCGAGCTGCACCGGCTTGCCGTACATCGCCAGCGTGCCGCCCTGGCCGCCATCGGCGATGTTGTTGATGCGATCGCGGAAGAAGCGCGAGGCGGTGTCGGTCGCCACCGTGCCCATCTGGCTCATCAGCGGCGCGGTGCGCGGGGCGAGGTTTTCGAGTTGGGCGCGGATCGTGCCCTGGTTCTGCAGATCGAATTCGCCGTACAGCCCCGACAGCGCGGCATAGTTCGACCGGTTCTGGTCGAGCAGCCGTGCATAGGCGGTCTGCACCCCAGACGAGCGGTCGACGACGTTCGCGTACAGCCCCGCGTGGATCCGCATCGTCACCGCGTTCGGACCATAGGCCAGGATCGGCGTCAGGATCGCGCTGAACGCGCCCGGCGTGTTGCTGAACCGACCGGTCACCCCGCCCGCGGCGGTCAGGATCGTGTAGGCATCGCCGTCGCGCGGACGATAGCCTGTCACCGTCTGGAAGCCGACGGTGCCGCCGAGCGTCGCCAGCCCGGTCTGGCCGCTGCCAGCAACGACGGCGACGCGATCGGATACGCCCGCACCGGCCAAATCGACCAGATATTGGCTGCCCGATGCCAGCACCAAATTGCCCGCGATCGTCAGCGTGCCGGTGGTGCCCATCGTGCCCGGCGCGATGCGGCCGAGCATGCTGGTGAGGAACGGCGCGTTGATCCGCCCGCTGCCCATCAGCGCGCCACCCATCAACGTATAATCACCGACGGTGGTCAGCGTGCCGTTGATGGTGTTCACCCCTGCGAACTGGGTGGTGTTGATCAGCGTGGTGAGCGAAGCACCCGACGCGATCGTCAGCCCCGATGAGGCGCCGCCCAGCGTCAGCCGGTCGATCACGATGTTGGCGCCCGACAGCGTCGTGGTGCCCGCCGCGGTGAGCGTAACGTCGTAATATTGCGCGCGCGCGCCGGTCGCGCGGACCGGATCGACGTTGTTGGGGACGAAGTTGGTCGCGCCCGGCAGGCCGTTGACCAAGGTGGGGGCGGGAGGCGCTACCGCCGGGGCGTGCGGCGACAGTTCGACGCCGTCGAAGCCTGCGCCTGCCGCGGCGTCCTGGGCGACCACGGCGCTGCCGGCATTGTTGCCTGCAGTGCCGATCGGGTTGGCGGTGATCGACGTCTGGCCGTTGCGGGTGTCGAGGCACTCGCTGGAGACGCGGTCCTGGAAGCAGATCTGGCCGAAATCGCCGCTGGTGCCGGTCTTCTGCTCGCCGGTCAGCCCGGGGATGCCGTTGACGACCTGGCCGCCGACGAGGACGTTATACGCGGGATCGAGCGTGGTGAGCCAGTGGTTGGCGTCGGTCCAGGCGCCGTCGCCGGCCTTGGTGGTGACGTAATGATACGGGTTATTGCCCGCGATCCAGTCCCAATAGAGATAGAGCGGCTGGTAGAAGCCGACGGTGCCATAGCCGTTCGCGGGCTGCGCGGCGAAGAAGCGGTCATAGCCGCCCGACAGCACGCCGATCACCATCTGCTTGGCAAAGTTCTGCAGCACCAGCGGGCCACCCGAATCGCCCTGCGAGGTGCCGCCTTCGGTGACGACGCCGTTGGTGACGCGCGCATTGTCGCGGAAGGCGTTGAAGTCGAACGGGCTGGCGCCGGCCTGGCCGCGGCGCGGATCGTCGAAATCGAGGAAGTACAGGTTCTGCGTGAGGCCGTTGGCTGGCCCGCCGAACAGGAAGCCTTCGAAGGTCTGGAGGTCGGTCAGCGCGCCGAGGATGTTCTCGGCCGAGCGGCGACGAAAATCGCTGCCGAGCCGCCCGGTCGAACCGGTGCCGTTATTGCCATAGCCATATTGCGCGACGTTGTAGCCGGTGCCGTTCTGGGCGGTGATCGTGCCGGGGGCGGGCAGCGGCGAGAACAGCACCGCCCAGGTCGGGACGTTGGCGGCGGGTGTGTCGAGCGTCGCCAGCGCGACGTCGCCATAGAGGAAGCTGCGCGCGGCGGGCTCGAGCGACAACGGGTTATAGGCGACCTGGTTCACATTGTAGAGCGCCTGCGCGACGTTGGTCTGGAAGCGCCCGGCGCCACCGGGTCCGCCGAGCAGCCAGCGGACCAGTTCGTCGGTCTGGCCGGCAGCGTTGGCACGGGTGTTTGTCTCGAACCCGAAGGCGATACCGGTGCCGCCCGAAGCCTGGCCATAGGCGGTTGCCGGGCGGCCGTTCACGCAGTGCGCCGCGAACAGCACGGTGCGGGGGTTGATCAAGGTGCCGGTGCACAACCCTACCGATCCGCCGCCGCCATCGGTGACCATCTGGCCGATGCCGGTGATGTTCACCGGGTCGCGCGCCGTGGTCGGGGTGGCGGGGTCGGCGACCAGAATGTCGGGCTCGGGCGCGATCTGCACCGTGAGCGGTGGCGGCGTGACGTTGCTGTGCGGTGCCAGCTCGGCTTCGGCGCGATCGGGCAGGCCGATCGAGATCGGCGCGGCGTGCGGCGACAGTTCGGCGGTGCCCGGCGTCAGATAACCACTGCGCAGCCCCGAAAACTCGGTTTGCTGTGCTTGGGCGGGCAGCGCGGCGATAGTGCCGGCAAGTGCAACCGAGCCCAGCAGTGCCCGGCGCGTGGCGACGCAACGCGAAACCGAAGTAAACCCCGTGAATGACATTATATTCCCCCTAAACGCTTATATGGGGAAACAATCACTTGTTCGTCGGGCGGTTGTCAAGCGAGGCTAACGGACCATTAAGCCGCAGTATTCGGACCTGCCGAGGGCGGGACTGTGGCGGCAATGTCACGAAGACAAAAAAAGGGCGACCCGTTGCCGGATCGCCCCCTTTTCGCAGCCATGAAGGCCGAATCAGCGCTTCGAGAACTGGAAGCTGCGGCGGGCCTTGGCCTTGCCGTACTTCTTGCGCTCGACTGCGCGGCTGTCGCGGGTCAGGAAGCCTGCTGCCTTCACCGGCGCGCGAAGCACTGGTTCATAGCGGGTCAGCGCCTGTGCGATGCCGTGCTTGACCGCGCCGGCCTGGCCCGAAAGGCCACCGCCCTTGACGGTGCACATCACGTCATACTGATCGGTGCGATCGGCGACTTCAAACACCTGGCTGATCACCAGACGCAGCGTCGGACGTGCGAAATACACTTCCTGGTCGCGCCCGTTGACGACGATCTTGCCCGAACCCGGCTTCAGCCAGACGCGTGCGACGGCGTCCTTGCGGCGACCGGTCGCATAGGCGCGGCCGTACTGGTCGATGATCTGCTCACGCAGCGGGGTGTTCGAATAGACGGGAGCGGCTGGCTGCTGCTCGTCACCGGTGGTGGTGGCTTCGCCATTCTGCGGCTGCTGCTCGCCGACGGGCTGGCCCGCTGCGATTGCGCCGAGGTCGGCCAGGGACTGGCGGTTATCGGACATTATGCGCCCACCTTGTTCTTACGGTTCATGCTGCCGATGTCGAGGACTTCGGGGTTCTGCGCCTCGTGCGGATGCTCGGTGCCCTTGAAGATGCGCAGGTTGCGCATCTGCTGGCGGCCAAGCGGACCGCGCGGGATCATCCGCTCGATCGCCTTTTCGAGCACGCGCTCGGGGAAACGACCTTCGAGCACCTTGGCTGCGGTCACTTCCTTGATGCCGCCGGCATAGCCGGTGTGCTTGTAATAGACCTTCTTCGCCGCCTTGCCGCCGGTGAAGCGAACCTTCTCGGCGTTGATGACGATGACATTGTCACCGCAATCGACATGCGGGGTGAAGCTGGTCTTGTGCTTGCCGCGAAGCACGTTGGCGATGATCGTCGCTGCACGACCGACCACCAGGCCGTCGGCATCGACAATATGCCACTTCTTTTCCACCTCAGCCGGCTTCACCGACTTGGTGGTCTTCATGAGCGCCTTCATGGGGCTTGGACCTTATGTGAGTATAAACGCAAGCCGCCGCCCCGGTGGAGGCGGCGTCGTGGCAGCGCTAATGCGCAGAAGGCGGCTGGAAGTCAAGGCAACCGGGCGATTGCTGACGGGTATCGGGATACCCTATGCCGCGCGAGCGGTCAGTCGCCGGTCGATTCGTCGATCCATTCGAGCACGGCTTCGCTGGTGGCGGCGGGCCATAATTCGATCGCGGGGGTGTCGTAGCTGTGGAGCTGGGTGATGCGGTCGCGCAGCGCCAGCGCCTGCTCCATCCCGGTCTTGAA
Coding sequences:
- the rplM gene encoding 50S ribosomal protein L13, which translates into the protein MKALMKTTKSVKPAEVEKKWHIVDADGLVVGRAATIIANVLRGKHKTSFTPHVDCGDNVIVINAEKVRFTGGKAAKKVYYKHTGYAGGIKEVTAAKVLEGRFPERVLEKAIERMIPRGPLGRQQMRNLRIFKGTEHPHEAQNPEVLDIGSMNRKNKVGA
- a CDS encoding metallophosphoesterase family protein, which codes for MTVRLFHVSDLHFGAEDQSALDWFAGIVRDEVPDAILMTGDLTQSARAHEFEAAAAWLESLDRPVTIEVGNHDLPVYNPVQRMLLPYRRYRALQRMLEQPLDIAGVTIVPLRTTARLQLRLDWSKGFVSRRRLGKAVKSIEAASDDGLVFVTAHHPLIEAGTRTRASTRGGERALSALVRAGAHAVLTGHVHDPFDIDHRHEGREVRLIGAGTLSERVRETRPSFNEIRVEGRAFETIARVMDAPDERL
- a CDS encoding autotransporter domain-containing protein, producing the protein MSFTGFTSVSRCVATRRALLGSVALAGTIAALPAQAQQTEFSGLRSGYLTPGTAELSPHAAPISIGLPDRAEAELAPHSNVTPPPLTVQIAPEPDILVADPATPTTARDPVNITGIGQMVTDGGGGSVGLCTGTLINPRTVLFAAHCVNGRPATAYGQASGGTGIAFGFETNTRANAAGQTDELVRWLLGGPGGAGRFQTNVAQALYNVNQVAYNPLSLEPAARSFLYGDVALATLDTPAANVPTWAVLFSPLPAPGTITAQNGTGYNVAQYGYGNNGTGSTGRLGSDFRRRSAENILGALTDLQTFEGFLFGGPANGLTQNLYFLDFDDPRRGQAGASPFDFNAFRDNARVTNGVVTEGGTSQGDSGGPLVLQNFAKQMVIGVLSGGYDRFFAAQPANGYGTVGFYQPLYLYWDWIAGNNPYHYVTTKAGDGAWTDANHWLTTLDPAYNVLVGGQVVNGIPGLTGEQKTGTSGDFGQICFQDRVSSECLDTRNGQTSITANPIGTAGNNAGSAVVAQDAAAGAGFDGVELSPHAPAVAPPAPTLVNGLPGATNFVPNNVDPVRATGARAQYYDVTLTAAGTTTLSGANIVIDRLTLGGASSGLTIASGASLTTLINTTQFAGVNTINGTLTTVGDYTLMGGALMGSGRINAPFLTSMLGRIAPGTMGTTGTLTIAGNLVLASGSQYLVDLAGAGVSDRVAVVAGSGQTGLATLGGTVGFQTVTGYRPRDGDAYTILTAAGGVTGRFSNTPGAFSAILTPILAYGPNAVTMRIHAGLYANVVDRSSGVQTAYARLLDQNRSNYAALSGLYGEFDLQNQGTIRAQLENLAPRTAPLMSQMGTVATDTASRFFRDRINNIADGGQGGTLAMYGKPVQLASVAATSMNLAGMVDSDVGSGAMVQEGVLPDSVAVYLAGGYIDGNGVGLPSVQRFGRNQFDGFFIAAGVEHLMDEATTLGFGLTYSDLNGTTVAAGDSAGSELFQGTFYGSTRMGALVVDAQASAGVFKVDSSRLGAIGANSFTLTSEENAFTFSSEGGIGLLAESGGVSFKPRASLRYSHIGFTNVAEEGGGPALRYNLGSFDSVQGRAGASANAVLGAVKPFVSANYVHEFLDAPGAFGANFVNGIGNAALFSLPSTDRDWAEISGGFTFGSERVSATIAAERTIERDDIRNATLRGTVAIRF
- a CDS encoding class I SAM-dependent methyltransferase produces the protein MTTRETTSYLPRTDGMWPDDVKRRFVDRAFVVAFFAVQWPWLARSLSGGSRAVKQALLERLELAPDALPNLGSWKADTGFLTLIVDHIERNRPKTVLELGAGASSLVVAKALQQNGGGHLISCDQHGDFIAATREWLHEHGVDAEMRATPLRQAPGDWPGIWYDHGPLPEQIDMLVIDGPPWTIHPYVRGAAETLFDRLPVGGTVLLDDAARPGERIVAARWRERWPNFRFDLVNKGTKGTLIGVRER
- the rpsI gene encoding 30S ribosomal protein S9, with the translated sequence MSDNRQSLADLGAIAAGQPVGEQQPQNGEATTTGDEQQPAAPVYSNTPLREQIIDQYGRAYATGRRKDAVARVWLKPGSGKIVVNGRDQEVYFARPTLRLVISQVFEVADRTDQYDVMCTVKGGGLSGQAGAVKHGIAQALTRYEPVLRAPVKAAGFLTRDSRAVERKKYGKAKARRSFQFSKR